A window from Macaca nemestrina isolate mMacNem1 chromosome 8, mMacNem.hap1, whole genome shotgun sequence encodes these proteins:
- the LOC105482086 gene encoding surfactant protein C isoform X1: MDVGSKEVLMESPPDYSAAPRGRFGIPCCPVHLKRLLIVVVVVVLVVVVIVGALLMGLHMSQKHTEMVLEMSIGAPEAQQHLARSGHLGTTATFSVGSTGLVVYDYQRLLIAYKPAPGTWCYVMKTAPESIPSLEALTRKVQNFQAKPAVPTSKLDQVEGRDAGSAPSRGDLAFLGMAVSTLCGEVPLYYI; the protein is encoded by the exons ATGGATGTGGGCAGCAAAGAGGTCCTGATGGAGAGCCCGCCG GACTACTCCGCGGCTCCCCGGGGCCGATTTGGCATCCCCTGCTGCCCGGTGCACCTGAAACGCCTTCTcatcgtggtggtggtggtggtcctTGTCGTTGTGGTGATTGTGGGAGCCCTGCTCATGGGTCTCCACATGAGCCAGAAACACACGGAGATG GTTCTGGAGATGAGCATCGGGGCTCCGGAAGCCCAGCAACACCTGGCCCGGAGTGGGCACCTGGGTACCACTGCCACCTTCTCTGTTGGCTCCACTGGCCTCGTGGTGTATGACTACCAGCGG CTCCTGATCGCCTACAAGCCAGCCCCTGGCACCTGGTGCTACGTCATGAAGACAGCTCCGGAGAGCATCCCCAGTCTTGAGGCGCTCACTAGAAAAGTCCAGAACttccag GCCAAGCCCGCAGTGCCTACCTCTAAGCTGGACCAAGTGGAGGGGCGAGATGCAGGCTCAGCACCCTCCAGAGGGGACCTGGCCTTCCTGGGCATGGCCGTGAGCACCCTGTGTGGCGAGGTGCCGCTCTACTACATCTAG
- the LOC105482086 gene encoding surfactant protein C isoform X2, translating into MDVGSKEVLMESPPVLEMSIGAPEAQQHLARSGHLGTTATFSVGSTGLVVYDYQRLLIAYKPAPGTWCYVMKTAPESIPSLEALTRKVQNFQAKPAVPTSKLDQVEGRDAGSAPSRGDLAFLGMAVSTLCGEVPLYYI; encoded by the exons ATGGATGTGGGCAGCAAAGAGGTCCTGATGGAGAGCCCGCCG GTTCTGGAGATGAGCATCGGGGCTCCGGAAGCCCAGCAACACCTGGCCCGGAGTGGGCACCTGGGTACCACTGCCACCTTCTCTGTTGGCTCCACTGGCCTCGTGGTGTATGACTACCAGCGG CTCCTGATCGCCTACAAGCCAGCCCCTGGCACCTGGTGCTACGTCATGAAGACAGCTCCGGAGAGCATCCCCAGTCTTGAGGCGCTCACTAGAAAAGTCCAGAACttccag GCCAAGCCCGCAGTGCCTACCTCTAAGCTGGACCAAGTGGAGGGGCGAGATGCAGGCTCAGCACCCTCCAGAGGGGACCTGGCCTTCCTGGGCATGGCCGTGAGCACCCTGTGTGGCGAGGTGCCGCTCTACTACATCTAG